A window from Symphalangus syndactylus isolate Jambi chromosome 22, NHGRI_mSymSyn1-v2.1_pri, whole genome shotgun sequence encodes these proteins:
- the VAMP3 gene encoding vesicle-associated membrane protein 3 isoform X2, translating to MSTGPTAATGSNRRLQQTQNQVDEVVDIMRVNVDKVLERDQKLSELDDRADALQAGASQFETSAAKLKRKYWWKNCKMWAIGITVLVIIIIIIIAAENAVDGMLEAETLSSEKLSLYA from the exons AT GTCTACAGGTCCGACTGCTGCCACTGGCAGTAATCGAAGACTTCAGCAGACACAAAATCAAGTAGATGAG GTGGTGGACATAATGCGAGTTAACGTGGACAAGGTTCTGGAAAGAGACCAGAAGCTCTCTGAGTTAGACGACCGTGCAGACGCACTGCAGGCAGGCGCTTCTCAATTTGAAACGAGCGCAGCCAAGTTGAAGAGGAAATATTGGTGGAAGAATTGCAAG ATGTGGGCAATCGGGATTACTGTTCtggttatcatcatcatcatcatcattg CTGCAGAGAATGCTGTTGATGGGATGCTGGAAGCAGAAACTTTGTCATCGGAGAAACTTTCCTTGTATGCATGA
- the VAMP3 gene encoding vesicle-associated membrane protein 3 isoform X3 has translation MSTGPTAATGSNRRLQQTQNQVDEVVDIMRVNVDKVLERDQKLSELDDRADALQAGASQFETSAAKLKRKYWWKNCKMWAIGITVLVIIIIIIIVWVVSS, from the exons AT GTCTACAGGTCCGACTGCTGCCACTGGCAGTAATCGAAGACTTCAGCAGACACAAAATCAAGTAGATGAG GTGGTGGACATAATGCGAGTTAACGTGGACAAGGTTCTGGAAAGAGACCAGAAGCTCTCTGAGTTAGACGACCGTGCAGACGCACTGCAGGCAGGCGCTTCTCAATTTGAAACGAGCGCAGCCAAGTTGAAGAGGAAATATTGGTGGAAGAATTGCAAG ATGTGGGCAATCGGGATTACTGTTCtggttatcatcatcatcatcatcattg tgtgggttgtctcttcatga
- the VAMP3 gene encoding vesicle-associated membrane protein 3 isoform X1, with protein sequence MSTGPTAATGSNRRLQQTQNQVDEVVDIMRVNVDKVLERDQKLSELDDRADALQAGASQFETSAAKLKRKYWWKNCKMWAIGITVLVIIIIIIIGELPFSKLIGKVFAMCSQTIDFVYKNSD encoded by the exons AT GTCTACAGGTCCGACTGCTGCCACTGGCAGTAATCGAAGACTTCAGCAGACACAAAATCAAGTAGATGAG GTGGTGGACATAATGCGAGTTAACGTGGACAAGGTTCTGGAAAGAGACCAGAAGCTCTCTGAGTTAGACGACCGTGCAGACGCACTGCAGGCAGGCGCTTCTCAATTTGAAACGAGCGCAGCCAAGTTGAAGAGGAAATATTGGTGGAAGAATTGCAAG ATGTGGGCAATCGGGATTACTGTTCtggttatcatcatcatcatcatcattggtgAGTTACCCTTTTCTAAACTGATTGGAAAAGTCTTCGCCATGTGTTCACAGACCATTGATTTTGTGTACAAGAACTCAGATTAA